The following proteins are encoded in a genomic region of Tigriopus californicus strain San Diego chromosome 6, Tcal_SD_v2.1, whole genome shotgun sequence:
- the LOC131881687 gene encoding uncharacterized protein LOC131881687, producing MRTLQKTEGSCDGPDHGGLAPGPTEQDCTLFQLRAVDVFGPFSTKDRAATRSNKGTSKVWALLLTCLASRAVHVEMLLGLDTSSFRNALRRFLAIQGRCNHFRSDRGTNFVGSLNQKLDIASLKNELNNRSIEWDFNPPGASHFGGVWERKIGQVRRPLDAALLQAGPRPLSFNELQTLMQEAAAVVNSTPLWTISSDPNYPLPLSPFALLSLKETPYPNPVGEFSPRDNMAYGKLQGGGFNTWPTSFGSAIEPTTLETFRKETSGNNQERISELATWFCSETRTQTAAPGLWHGWWTSRWGEMVL from the coding sequence ATGCGAACTCTGCAAAAGACTGAGGGGTCCTGTGATGGACCagatcatggcggacttgccCCCGGACCGACTGAGCAAGACTGCACCCTTTTCCAACTGCGGGCTGTGGATGTCTTTGGCCCGTTTTCAACTAAGGATCGAGCCGCGACTAGATCCAACAAGGGCACGTCGAAAGTTTGGGCTTTACTCCTGACCTGCCTTGCCTCTAGGGCTGTCCATGTGGAGATGCTCTTGGGTTTGGACACGAGCTCCTTTCGGAATGCCCTTAGAAGATTCTTGGCCATCCAAGGAAGGTGCAACCATTTCCGCAGCGACCGTGGAACCAATTTCGTTGGCAGCCTGAATCAAAAGCTAGACATTGCAAGCCTAAAAAACGAACTCAACAATCGCAGCATTGAGTGGGACTTCAACCCACCTGGGGCCTCTCATTTTGGTGGAGTTTGGGAGCGGAAAATTGGACAAGTGAGAAGACCTCTGGATGCCGCTCTCCTCCAAGCTGGGCCGAGGCCCCTGTCATTCAACGAATTACAAACCCTCATGCAAGAAGCAGCTGCCGTAGTGAATTCAACACCCCTGTGGACTATATCCTCGGACCCAAACTATCCCCTGCCATTGTCACCTTTCGCCCTCCTGAGTTTGAAGGAAACCCCGTATCCCAACCCAGTGGGAGAATTCTCTCCAAGGGACAACATGGCCTATGGGAAACTTCAAGGAGGCGGGTTCAATACCTGGCCGACCAGTTTTGGGTCCGCTATCGAGCCAACTACTTTAGAAACCTTCAGGAAAGAAACAAGTGGCAACAACCAAGAACGAATCTCAGAACTGGCGACATGGTTCTGCTCAGAAACAAGAACGCAAACCGCTGCTCCTGGCCTATGGCACGGGTGGTGGACGTCAAGGTGGGGAGAGATGGTCTTGTGA
- the LOC131882394 gene encoding uncharacterized protein LOC131882394, with protein sequence MCYVPKEDRDFMQFFWFRGNNPNEDLVEYRALVHIFGNRPSPAVATFALRAACRGQEAPRLARTFIEDHFYMDDGLGTAQSEEEAINILREARRILAKFNIRLHKIASNRTSVMAAFPDSEVAEEIKDLWPQDHHAQGTLGMTWNLREDRLSVTTTIPDRPFTRRGVLGTVNALYDNIGFISPVILAGRLFQRSVIPRKADGDPSLQELDWDDPLPDRYSMEWEAWKTSLSSLHLLTIPRALRTHNFHSDCKQELHVFFDASQDAIGNVIYSRSVQGKNVYVAFLNGESKVAPRQARSIPRLELCAVVGAAQDTVSILRSLKKKPDQIYYYTNSLVVLGYLRNRERRFSKYVTRRVELILNTSSASQWRYISTEQNPGDVASRPSDPHSLLKTCWLTGPPFLRQSTLVIPGIEPPSETDQLPEFEEANPRVLKVAASPLGGRFDQLFLAHGWWDIVAWRVSRIIWKLCRFRSTITAKRAITLETLSPMQAQDWDILALVRDAQAACFSLELSCLASGKTLPQGHRFVPLAPFQDNEGVLSVGGRLRWSEFPYDYRHPILIPRKHPITQSILEHCHRKINHQGRHVTAGAVRESGFHVEGSAKEIRQLIA encoded by the coding sequence ATGTGTTATGTGCCTAAAGAAGATCGCGACTTTATGCAGTTCTTTTGGTTCCGGGGGAACAACCCAAACGAAGATCTAGTTGAGTATCGGGCTCTAGTGCACATATTCGGCAACAGACCTAGTCCCGCGGTAGCAACCTTTGCCCTCAGAGCGGCCTGTCGCGGTCAGGAGGCTCCCCGCCTGGCCCGGACCTTCATTGAAGATCATTTCTACATGGATGACGGGCTTGGCACAGCTCAGAGCGAGGAAGAAGCTATCAACATTTTGAGAGAAGCACGCAGGATCCTGGCCAAATTCAACATACGCCTGCACAAGATTGCTTCCAACAGAACCAGCGTAATGGCGGCCTTCCCAGACTCTGAAGTGGCGGAGGAGATCAAGGACTTGTGGCCCCAGGACCATCACGCCCAGGGCACCTTGGGGATGACGTGGAACCTCAGAGAGGACCGACTTTCAGTAACCACCACCATCCCAGATCGGCCTTTCACCAGGAGGGGGGTGCTGGGAACTGTCAACGCCCTGTACGACAACATCGGATTCATTAGCCCCGTTATTCTGGCCGGTAGGCTTTTCCAGCGGTCCGTCATCCCCAGGAAGGCTGACGGGGACCCCAGTCTTCAAGAATTGGATTGGGACGACCCCCTACCAGATCGATATTCAATGGAATGGGAAGCATGGAAAACTTCCTTGTCATCCCTCCATCTTCTGACCATCCCCAGAGCGCTGCGAACCCACAACTTCCATTCTGATTGCAAGCAAGAACTCCATGTTTTTTTCGATGCTTCCCAAGACGCAATAGGAAACGTCATCTATTCTAGATCAGTTCAGGGGAAGAATGTCTATGTTGCCTTCCTTAACGGTGAGTCGAAGGTCGCTCCCCGACAAGCAAGGTCGATCCCACGACTGGAATTGTGCGCGGTGGTCGGCGCTGCCCAGGACACCGTTAGCATTCTAAGAAGTTTAAAGAAGAAGCCCGACCAAATCTACTATTACACAAACAGTTTGGTAGTGCTGGGCTACCTGCGGAACAGAGAGCGACGTTTCTCAAAGTATGTCACCAGAAGAGTGGAACTGATTCTTAATACAAGCAGTGCCTCCCAGTGGCGCTACATTTCAACTGAGCAGAACCCTGGGGATGTGGCATCGAGGCCCTCAGACCCACACTCTCTCCTCAAAACATGTTGGCTGACAGGGCCACCCTTCCTCCGGCAATCTACATTGGTCATCCCAGGCATTGAACCACCATCAGAGACAGATCAGCTACCCGAATTCGAGGAAGCCAACCCGAGGGTGTTGAAGGTGGCTGCCTCACCTCTTGGGGGCCGTTTTgatcaactctttttggctCACGGATGGTGGGATATAGTGGCTTGGAGGGTGTCGCGCATTATTTGGAAGCTTTGCCGCTTCAGATCAACAATAACGGCGAAGAGGGCTATCACCTTGGAAACGCTTTCTCCCATGCAGGCGCAGGATTGGGATATTTTAGCGCTGGTGCGAGATGCACAGGCCGCGTGTTTCTCTCTGGAGCTGAGCTGCCTTGCATCCGGGAAAACTTTGCCCCAAGGTCACCGATTTGTCCCCTTGGCGCCCTTCCAGGACAACGAGGGGGTACTCAGTGTGGGAGGCCGTCTTCGGTGGTCAGAATTTCCCTACGACTACCGACATCCGATACTGATCCCACGCAAGCACCCAATCACCCAGTCAATTCTAGAGCATTGCCACCGGAAGATCAATCATCAGGGCCGACACGTTACCGCCGGTGCGGTCCGAGAATCCGGGTTCCACGTTGAAGGATCTGCCAAGGAAATAAGGCAACTGATTGCTTGA